A genomic segment from Pediococcus acidilactici encodes:
- a CDS encoding GTP pyrophosphokinase family protein → MILERNNMFNIRQINDDLERVIGPEHVTELRNLMRYYRLCQSAVNEVGTKLENLDGEYENEYNHNPIHHMEQRMKSVDSLFNKMKKKHLPQTIAAVENNIFDIGGIRVITNYISDVYTIKENLISQDDVTLLKVKDYIRDPKPSGYRSLHLVVKVPVFLSTGPVETPVEIQIRTVGMDMWASLEHKLRYKTNVPSAKVADFADRLVDDANTIYKVEQNMQTIYRELSEPGVFKNEE, encoded by the coding sequence ATGATTTTAGAACGGAACAACATGTTTAACATTCGTCAAATTAACGACGATTTGGAGCGGGTTATCGGACCCGAACACGTTACGGAACTAAGGAACTTAATGCGTTACTACCGGTTATGCCAATCCGCAGTTAACGAAGTGGGTACCAAGTTGGAAAATCTTGACGGCGAATACGAAAATGAGTACAACCATAATCCCATTCACCACATGGAACAACGGATGAAATCGGTCGACTCCCTCTTCAATAAAATGAAAAAGAAGCATTTACCGCAGACGATTGCCGCGGTAGAAAACAACATTTTTGACATCGGGGGCATTCGAGTAATCACCAATTACATCAGCGACGTCTACACCATCAAGGAAAACCTAATTTCCCAAGACGACGTCACTTTACTCAAAGTTAAGGATTACATTCGGGACCCCAAGCCAAGCGGCTACCGCAGTTTACACTTGGTCGTAAAGGTTCCGGTCTTTTTGTCGACCGGTCCCGTGGAGACTCCGGTGGAAATTCAAATTCGCACCGTTGGAATGGATATGTGGGCCAGTTTAGAACACAAGCTGCGTTACAAAACCAACGTACCTTCCGCAAAGGTGGCAGACTTTGCCGACCGTTTGGTTGACGACGCCAATACGATCTATAAGGTGGAACAAAATATGCAAACAATTTACCGAGAATTATCAGAACCCGGGGTTTTCAAAAATGAAGAATAA
- a CDS encoding NAD(P)H-dependent oxidoreductase produces MKTLVVVAHPKLASSSTQPFFKAAVADLPGVTWHPLNEQFDVAQEQQLLTEHDRIIFQFPLYWYGAPALLKNWLDQVLTVRFATGNRYALADKQLGLVITAGEAAADFQAGGAEQYTMSELMRPFEALAHKLRMDYLPIMAVHQFLYMAPEAQQRLLVRYQQYVNNPNFEHFAGRVAWFSDQLRRQLTKADSSSATLSQVLDSLENRQSELDDLAWNLSMLKKEEDS; encoded by the coding sequence ATGAAAACCCTAGTGGTGGTCGCCCATCCTAAACTAGCAAGTTCTAGCACCCAGCCCTTTTTTAAGGCCGCCGTTGCGGACTTGCCTGGGGTTACTTGGCACCCGCTCAACGAGCAGTTTGACGTTGCTCAAGAGCAACAACTTTTAACCGAACACGACCGAATCATCTTCCAGTTTCCGCTCTATTGGTACGGTGCTCCCGCCCTTTTAAAAAACTGGCTTGACCAAGTCCTAACCGTCCGTTTTGCTACCGGGAATCGTTATGCGTTAGCTGATAAACAACTGGGATTGGTGATTACCGCGGGCGAAGCGGCAGCTGATTTCCAAGCTGGGGGTGCTGAACAGTACACGATGTCTGAGCTGATGCGCCCGTTTGAAGCCCTCGCCCATAAATTACGGATGGATTACCTACCGATTATGGCCGTTCACCAATTTCTCTACATGGCTCCGGAAGCCCAGCAACGGCTGCTTGTTCGTTATCAACAATATGTAAACAATCCCAATTTCGAGCATTTCGCCGGCCGGGTAGCTTGGTTTAGTGACCAATTGCGTCGGCAACTCACTAAAGCAGACTCCAGCTCGGCCACCCTAAGCCAAGTCTTAGATAGCTTGGAAAACCGTCAAAGTGAGCTCGATGATTTGGCATGGAACCTATCCATGTTGAAAAAGGAGGAGGATTCCTAG
- a CDS encoding Asp23/Gls24 family envelope stress response protein, whose product MENKIAKPETKTTKPETKLTFDDEVLAKIAGKTANGVDGVLSLEGNIFEKVTDRISKGDDPTTGVNVDVDDENHTVSLKMDAILEYGKNAQAIFDKMIDKITSAVKEITNMEVSEIKLNVKDVLTREEWAEKNNKDRQQRDDKH is encoded by the coding sequence ATGGAAAATAAAATCGCAAAACCAGAAACAAAGACTACAAAACCAGAAACTAAATTAACGTTTGACGACGAAGTTTTAGCAAAAATTGCTGGTAAAACAGCTAATGGAGTAGACGGCGTTTTAAGTCTCGAAGGTAATATTTTTGAAAAAGTAACTGATCGAATTTCTAAGGGCGATGATCCAACAACGGGAGTTAACGTAGACGTTGATGATGAAAATCATACCGTTTCCCTAAAGATGGACGCCATCCTTGAATACGGGAAGAATGCCCAAGCAATCTTTGACAAGATGATTGACAAGATTACTTCTGCAGTGAAAGAAATCACCAACATGGAAGTATCAGAAATCAAACTTAACGTTAAAGACGTGCTAACCCGTGAAGAATGGGCTGAAAAGAACAACAAGGATCGTCAGCAACGTGACGACAAGCACTAA
- a CDS encoding Asp23/Gls24 family envelope stress response protein, with translation MDKPRIAQTSLSFDEGVIEKIAGLASRKVDGILSFDGGFFDNITDKIRNKVDPTQGIKAEVGEKQVSLEMNAKVEYGYDIREIFTQVCDVISEEVERLTGLKVIELNFHVSDVLSKKEWKEQNNRKPNSDLAPRPEAK, from the coding sequence ATGGATAAACCAAGAATCGCGCAAACTAGTTTGTCATTTGACGAAGGAGTAATCGAAAAAATTGCGGGGCTAGCTTCTCGTAAAGTCGATGGAATTCTTTCATTTGACGGTGGATTCTTTGACAACATCACCGACAAGATTCGTAACAAGGTGGATCCAACTCAAGGGATCAAAGCTGAAGTTGGCGAAAAACAGGTATCGCTAGAGATGAATGCTAAGGTGGAATACGGGTACGATATTCGAGAAATTTTTACTCAAGTATGCGACGTAATCAGCGAAGAAGTTGAACGTTTGACCGGTTTGAAGGTCATTGAGTTGAACTTCCACGTAAGTGATGTATTAAGCAAAAAAGAGTGGAAAGAACAAAATAATCGTAAACCTAATTCCGATTTAGCACCTCGTCCGGAAGCTAAGTAA
- a CDS encoding DUF2273 domain-containing protein, translating to MKSEVLGAIIAMIFGIIWVTVGFGSAVLVGLLALIGFLLGKYGRSLLSQLISEVMSALNMDRKQS from the coding sequence ATGAAAAGTGAAGTTTTAGGAGCAATCATCGCAATGATTTTCGGCATTATCTGGGTCACGGTTGGCTTTGGTAGCGCGGTATTAGTTGGACTACTTGCATTAATCGGGTTCTTACTCGGCAAGTACGGCAGAAGTCTACTATCACAACTGATTTCAGAAGTAATGTCAGCCTTGAATATGGATCGCAAGCAAAGCTAA
- the amaP gene encoding alkaline shock response membrane anchor protein AmaP, translating to MNRTSKSLLSLMAVITLLLTLWFIATEVYIPYLTDFFETLRASNAQVMEVIAIVFSIMVALFALVMLGIALMSRTSEKDLKLQDGHGNLTVPKKSMEQIINKAVAEDHHVGNIDTKVRVRSKDHLQAKVSVEDLSNDNYRVNARDIQRSVQESVQRHLGMKSDVKVQIIPRQHSKKSLKVV from the coding sequence ATGAATCGAACCAGTAAATCTTTATTGAGTTTGATGGCAGTAATCACGTTGCTTCTAACTTTATGGTTTATCGCAACGGAAGTTTACATTCCGTATCTAACCGATTTCTTTGAAACGTTGAGAGCGTCTAATGCACAGGTGATGGAAGTTATCGCAATTGTCTTTAGCATAATGGTTGCCTTGTTTGCGTTAGTAATGCTTGGAATTGCATTAATGAGTCGGACAAGTGAGAAAGATTTGAAGTTGCAGGATGGACATGGCAATTTAACCGTTCCAAAGAAATCGATGGAACAAATTATTAATAAGGCAGTCGCTGAAGACCATCACGTAGGTAACATTGATACCAAGGTGCGGGTTCGCAGCAAGGACCACTTGCAAGCGAAGGTCAGCGTAGAAGATCTATCCAATGACAACTACCGGGTCAATGCACGAGATATTCAACGTTCAGTACAAGAGAGTGTGCAACGCCACCTGGGAATGAAGAGTGACGTTAAGGTCCAAATCATTCCGCGGCAACACTCGAAGAAGTCACTGAAGGTCGTTTAG
- a CDS encoding GlsB/YeaQ/YmgE family stress response membrane protein, giving the protein MLGWIWSLIIGGIIGAIAGALTSRDLPAGWLGNIVAGLVGAWLGQSLLGSWGPSLAGMALIPSILGAVILVVIVSIIFGMRKKG; this is encoded by the coding sequence ATGTTGGGATGGATTTGGTCATTAATTATTGGTGGTATCATCGGTGCAATCGCCGGGGCACTTACAAGTCGTGATTTACCAGCAGGCTGGCTTGGTAACATCGTTGCTGGTTTAGTCGGAGCTTGGTTAGGACAAAGCTTACTAGGTTCATGGGGACCTTCCTTAGCTGGAATGGCATTGATTCCGTCAATCCTCGGTGCAGTAATTTTAGTAGTGATTGTCTCGATAATCTTCGGCATGCGCAAGAAGGGTTAG
- a CDS encoding aldo/keto reductase: MALTELVNGTKLPKQVISTALGVSRLHDALWQGYRHFYEEIKDSDDNDDDPYAHFPMTKEPHGDIEATLKMYRQPKLKRKDLYITVNFAKKIGDVSSFEEAIDDAFQTMKFDYFDALLLDQTVFDEDYQLMGEIWHSLEKMYDKGCVGALGVANFSIEQVEKLKRNAKVAPMIFKTGYFPTSLNDQIFDYCQQNQLQVMADFPFLDYSFIDLPTMGKIASKYQVESDELMCQYAKQRHVMPIIKKFWAINARNPQEQNYKITINDLHRLEKLDNAGNEDWLPLKDYGIFKIFQSRAIDHDRMERSGEEHYSGFPPFVF, from the coding sequence ATGGCATTAACTGAGCTAGTGAACGGAACTAAACTACCAAAACAAGTAATCAGCACAGCATTAGGGGTTAGTCGCCTTCATGATGCACTTTGGCAAGGTTATCGTCATTTTTATGAAGAAATTAAGGATTCTGACGACAACGATGACGATCCCTACGCTCATTTTCCAATGACTAAGGAGCCTCATGGTGACATCGAAGCAACTTTAAAAATGTATCGACAGCCCAAGCTAAAGCGCAAAGATTTATATATTACGGTTAATTTTGCAAAAAAAATTGGGGATGTGTCTTCGTTTGAGGAAGCAATTGACGACGCCTTCCAAACAATGAAGTTTGATTATTTCGATGCTTTGTTGCTGGATCAGACGGTTTTTGACGAGGACTACCAGTTGATGGGAGAAATATGGCATTCTTTAGAAAAAATGTATGATAAGGGATGCGTTGGGGCGCTAGGTGTCGCTAACTTTAGTATCGAGCAGGTTGAAAAGCTAAAGCGGAACGCTAAGGTTGCTCCGATGATTTTTAAAACTGGATATTTTCCGACGTCGTTAAACGACCAGATTTTTGATTATTGTCAGCAAAACCAATTGCAGGTGATGGCTGATTTTCCGTTTCTTGATTATAGTTTCATTGATTTACCTACCATGGGTAAAATTGCTTCTAAGTATCAGGTTGAAAGTGATGAATTGATGTGCCAATACGCTAAACAACGGCACGTTATGCCCATTATTAAAAAATTCTGGGCAATTAACGCCCGCAATCCTCAGGAGCAAAATTATAAAATCACGATTAATGATTTGCACCGTCTAGAAAAGTTAGACAACGCCGGCAATGAGGATTGGCTGCCCCTTAAAGACTACGGGATTTTCAAAATTTTCCAATCTCGGGCAATTGACCACGATCGGATGGAAAGAAGTGGCGAAGAACACTATTCAGGTTTTCCGCCGTTTGTTTTTTAG
- a CDS encoding HAD-IIB family hydrolase: MIATDMDQTFLNNQNTYNKERFKQLFAEMQRQKIHFVAASGSQHERLRALFAPYAQEMDFISQNGSIIYSGDQLLDVAQLPIALVQQTIDTIFQNFSDDEVMINVCGLTSSYIDESTPQEIVDFLHKFYKEIRLVKNLRDFAQTGITDPIVKIAVSFADDANLSGKIQHLRQKLDPQLTSLSSGFNTELIGFSHVDKASALQHLMTTYQVKPAELVTFGDNENDLKMLQMTPNGYAMKSGYPIVKEVTNHQTRFDNDHDGVLDVIENLL; the protein is encoded by the coding sequence ATGATTGCGACGGATATGGATCAAACCTTTCTCAATAATCAAAACACTTACAATAAAGAACGCTTTAAGCAGCTTTTTGCTGAAATGCAACGCCAAAAAATTCATTTCGTGGCAGCTAGTGGCTCCCAACATGAACGTTTACGGGCTTTATTTGCTCCTTACGCCCAAGAAATGGATTTTATTTCGCAAAACGGGTCGATTATCTATTCGGGTGATCAGCTCTTAGATGTTGCACAATTGCCTATCGCACTAGTTCAACAAACTATCGATACCATTTTTCAAAACTTTAGCGATGATGAGGTAATGATTAACGTTTGTGGGTTAACTAGCTCATATATTGACGAATCTACTCCGCAAGAAATCGTCGACTTCCTGCACAAATTTTATAAGGAAATTCGGTTAGTTAAGAATTTACGGGACTTCGCGCAAACTGGCATTACCGACCCGATCGTAAAAATTGCGGTTAGTTTTGCGGACGACGCCAATTTATCGGGTAAAATCCAACACTTACGTCAAAAGCTAGACCCTCAATTAACTAGTTTGAGTTCGGGCTTTAATACCGAGCTGATTGGATTCAGCCACGTTGATAAAGCTAGTGCTTTACAACACTTAATGACTACTTATCAAGTTAAGCCTGCCGAATTAGTTACGTTTGGCGACAACGAAAACGATCTTAAAATGCTTCAAATGACTCCTAACGGTTACGCAATGAAAAGTGGTTACCCAATCGTCAAAGAAGTCACCAACCATCAAACTCGGTTTGATAACGATCATGACGGTGTTTTAGACGTCATTGAAAATTTACTATAA
- the pyrF gene encoding orotidine-5'-phosphate decarboxylase, which yields MKTPVMIALDFESGEELQSFLKQFPSHLKLTVKIGMELFYGQGPQIVQDLRQKGHAVFLDLKLHDIPNTVEKAMFQLGKLGIQYTTVHALGGKPMIQAAKRGLMAGARAAKVPAPKLLAVTELTSISERQLQEEQNVPLKMEEQVQKLAQLAQNAGADGIICSPHEVAQLKPLLPADFLFVTPGIRMANAQKDDQQRVMTPVEAQQAGSSALVIGRPITKADDPVVAYQKIVESMQV from the coding sequence ATGAAAACACCGGTAATGATTGCGTTGGATTTTGAAAGTGGAGAAGAGTTACAAAGCTTTTTAAAGCAGTTTCCATCCCACCTGAAGTTAACCGTAAAGATTGGTATGGAGCTGTTTTATGGGCAGGGACCCCAAATCGTACAAGACTTACGCCAAAAGGGCCACGCCGTTTTTCTAGACTTAAAGCTGCATGATATTCCCAATACCGTAGAAAAGGCCATGTTTCAATTGGGAAAGTTAGGTATCCAATATACTACCGTGCATGCGTTGGGTGGCAAGCCCATGATTCAGGCGGCTAAACGTGGACTAATGGCTGGTGCGCGAGCAGCTAAAGTTCCGGCGCCTAAGTTGCTGGCGGTGACGGAACTTACTTCCATTTCAGAACGACAATTACAAGAAGAACAAAACGTTCCTCTGAAAATGGAGGAACAGGTACAAAAGTTGGCCCAACTTGCGCAAAATGCGGGGGCCGATGGCATAATCTGTTCACCACACGAAGTCGCTCAATTAAAACCGCTACTACCAGCGGACTTTTTATTCGTCACGCCTGGAATTAGGATGGCTAACGCGCAAAAAGATGATCAGCAGCGCGTCATGACCCCAGTGGAAGCCCAACAGGCGGGGAGCTCTGCCTTAGTAATTGGCCGACCGATAACTAAGGCAGATGATCCGGTGGTGGCGTACCAAAAAATTGTCGAAAGCATGCAAGTTTAA
- a CDS encoding peptide deformylase produces the protein MQKNIIHDQHFLSQKSAPATRADLPTALDLVDTLTANADRAVGLAANMIGVQKQIIAVSIGVMNIAMLNPKLTKKSHPYQVKEGCLSLSGERETTRYKEIEVQYQDLNFKKQTQHFSGWIAEIIQHEVDHCAGILI, from the coding sequence ATGCAAAAAAATATTATTCACGACCAACATTTCTTATCCCAAAAGTCCGCCCCGGCAACTAGAGCTGATTTACCTACGGCATTAGACCTTGTGGACACTTTAACCGCTAACGCCGACCGCGCGGTGGGATTAGCTGCCAACATGATTGGGGTTCAAAAACAAATCATTGCCGTATCCATTGGCGTGATGAACATCGCCATGCTAAATCCCAAATTAACCAAAAAAAGCCACCCTTACCAAGTTAAGGAAGGCTGCCTTTCATTATCCGGCGAACGGGAGACTACCCGTTATAAAGAAATTGAAGTTCAATACCAAGATTTGAACTTCAAAAAACAAACCCAACACTTCAGCGGTTGGATTGCGGAGATTATTCAACATGAAGTCGATCACTGTGCAGGAATCTTAATTTAA
- a CDS encoding GNAT family N-acetyltransferase, giving the protein MTIEVQPIREADLANLRRVSIETFEATFGPYNEEADLQQHYQRAYNVDQLRQELLTPNSRFFFAKVDGEVAGYLKTNVGDAQSEAMGTQTLEVERIYVRPKFQRQGIGTRLIKKAVQLAQAAHKSQIWLGVWENNKKAQRFYETQGFKQVGDHRFRLGKAM; this is encoded by the coding sequence ATGACAATTGAAGTTCAACCAATCCGAGAAGCGGACTTAGCTAACTTGCGTAGGGTTAGTATCGAAACCTTTGAAGCAACTTTCGGACCATACAATGAAGAAGCGGATTTGCAGCAGCACTACCAGCGAGCTTATAACGTCGACCAACTCCGACAAGAATTATTAACGCCAAATTCCCGTTTCTTTTTCGCAAAGGTTGATGGTGAAGTCGCCGGATATCTGAAAACCAATGTGGGAGACGCGCAGTCTGAAGCAATGGGAACCCAAACCTTAGAAGTTGAACGAATTTACGTCCGCCCGAAATTTCAACGGCAGGGAATCGGTACCCGCCTGATTAAAAAGGCAGTTCAACTGGCTCAAGCAGCGCATAAATCTCAAATATGGCTAGGGGTTTGGGAAAATAATAAAAAAGCCCAACGTTTCTATGAAACGCAGGGTTTTAAACAGGTTGGTGACCATCGGTTTCGGCTGGGAAAAGCGATGTAA
- a CDS encoding MarR family transcriptional regulator, producing the protein MEDILRIIGSIARELDSIANVEFKEIALTKGQFLYLARVCENPGIIQRELAELLRVDRTTAARALRKLEEQGLISRRFAADNQKIKRLYPTEKGRDVYPIIKRENEYSNATALRGLSEAEVKQVRNLLLRVEKNVNEDWHYVKSGHHRDY; encoded by the coding sequence ATGGAAGATATTTTACGAATCATTGGATCAATTGCACGAGAATTAGATTCAATTGCTAACGTAGAATTCAAGGAAATTGCCCTTACTAAGGGGCAATTTTTGTACCTAGCGCGGGTTTGCGAAAATCCCGGAATCATCCAAAGAGAACTAGCTGAACTTCTGCGTGTCGATCGAACCACGGCCGCCCGGGCCTTACGGAAATTAGAGGAGCAAGGCTTGATTAGTCGACGGTTTGCGGCGGACAACCAAAAGATTAAGCGGCTATACCCAACTGAAAAAGGGCGGGACGTTTACCCCATCATTAAGCGGGAAAATGAATATTCCAACGCGACTGCCTTGCGGGGACTCTCCGAAGCGGAGGTTAAACAAGTTCGCAACTTATTATTACGGGTCGAAAAAAATGTTAACGAAGACTGGCATTACGTTAAGAGTGGCCATCATCGTGATTATTGA
- a CDS encoding TetR/AcrR family transcriptional regulator — MDGRVFDNYKNWLLEQAMPKGKRNSLLAALDLFAKYGYDGTSTAQVAAAAGVSQATIFKYFKTKQDLLKAIIKPVLENFFPVYRDDLLAELRRYNSLEELVHFLVRDRYRFMVENGDAAMILLTEVFTNEEVRKLFIAAVNNPEHSLVQGLNQALQQTGEVRPELDAAAVVRTIIGQLAVYFLQQRFAGNGNEATDLKLIEGQIVRALRK, encoded by the coding sequence ATGGACGGAAGAGTATTTGATAATTATAAAAATTGGCTGTTGGAACAAGCTATGCCAAAGGGAAAGCGAAATTCTTTGCTGGCCGCGCTAGATTTATTTGCGAAGTACGGCTACGACGGGACCTCGACGGCACAAGTGGCGGCTGCCGCCGGGGTGAGCCAGGCGACGATTTTTAAGTATTTTAAAACTAAGCAAGACTTGCTGAAAGCAATCATCAAACCAGTATTAGAAAACTTTTTTCCCGTTTATCGTGACGACTTATTAGCGGAATTAAGGCGCTATAATTCTCTTGAAGAATTGGTTCATTTTCTAGTACGGGACCGGTACCGTTTTATGGTGGAAAATGGGGATGCGGCCATGATTTTGTTAACGGAAGTGTTCACAAACGAAGAGGTTCGAAAATTATTTATTGCTGCGGTAAACAACCCGGAACATTCGTTAGTGCAAGGGTTAAACCAAGCACTGCAGCAAACTGGCGAAGTACGTCCGGAGCTTGATGCTGCAGCGGTGGTGCGAACGATTATTGGGCAATTAGCGGTTTACTTTTTACAACAGCGTTTTGCCGGTAACGGAAACGAAGCGACCGACTTGAAGCTGATTGAAGGTCAAATTGTGCGGGCTTTACGCAAATAA
- a CDS encoding ABC transporter permease, with translation MTRILAISQRVLKELFRDKRTLALMFLAPILILVLLSLIFNNNASTKVNVATVGVTKAVNQDLEAVKHVKVMRYKSQATARKALNEQQVDAIIKKSGANYTVTHANTDATKTSVVKMAFNNVRTMETMQKMRGRLQQIMLTNAKLQAKLAQVTHHAPQAKGGALQNKSISNGKVTSHYVYGDKNTNFFDKILPILMGFFVFFFVFLVSGMALLKERTSGTLDRLLATPVKRSEIVLGYMISYGIIAILQTVVIVLVTIQLLGAEVVGNVLNIIVVNLLLALVALAFGILLSTFANSEFQMMQFIPIVVVPQVFFAGIIPLDTMADWVQKISYVMPLKYAGDAVTDIMMYGTNLLKLGGDLGILLGFLVVLTMLNIAGLRRYRKV, from the coding sequence ATGACACGTATTTTAGCAATTAGCCAGCGGGTTTTGAAGGAATTGTTTAGGGATAAACGGACGCTAGCGCTAATGTTTTTGGCGCCCATTTTGATTTTAGTATTATTGAGTCTCATTTTTAATAACAACGCGTCGACCAAAGTTAACGTAGCAACCGTAGGAGTGACTAAAGCGGTGAATCAAGATTTAGAAGCTGTCAAACACGTCAAAGTGATGCGATACAAGAGCCAGGCTACGGCACGTAAAGCTTTGAACGAGCAACAGGTGGACGCAATTATAAAAAAGTCGGGAGCAAATTACACCGTTACGCACGCAAACACCGACGCCACTAAAACTTCGGTAGTTAAGATGGCTTTCAATAATGTTAGAACCATGGAAACCATGCAAAAAATGCGGGGAAGATTGCAACAAATTATGTTGACCAACGCTAAACTCCAAGCAAAGTTGGCCCAAGTTACGCATCACGCACCGCAAGCTAAAGGAGGGGCATTGCAAAATAAAAGTATATCTAACGGGAAGGTTACTAGCCATTACGTTTACGGTGATAAGAACACCAATTTTTTCGATAAGATTTTACCAATTTTGATGGGATTTTTTGTCTTCTTCTTCGTTTTTTTAGTCTCGGGAATGGCACTTTTAAAAGAACGGACTAGCGGAACTTTGGATCGACTGTTGGCAACGCCCGTTAAACGTAGCGAAATTGTCCTTGGTTACATGATTAGTTATGGAATCATTGCGATCTTACAAACCGTGGTAATCGTTTTAGTAACGATTCAGCTTTTGGGAGCCGAAGTGGTGGGCAACGTGCTCAATATTATTGTGGTTAACTTACTCTTAGCGTTAGTTGCGTTAGCTTTCGGTATTTTATTGTCTACGTTTGCTAACTCTGAATTTCAAATGATGCAATTTATTCCCATCGTGGTGGTTCCCCAAGTCTTTTTTGCGGGGATTATCCCACTGGATACAATGGCAGACTGGGTACAAAAAATTTCGTACGTGATGCCCCTTAAATATGCTGGAGATGCGGTTACTGATATCATGATGTACGGCACGAATTTATTAAAATTGGGTGGCGACCTTGGTATATTGTTAGGATTTCTTGTAGTATTAACTATGTTAAATATTGCCGGGTTACGGCGTTATCGAAAGGTATAA
- a CDS encoding ABC transporter ATP-binding protein, with protein MEKVVTLKKVAKSFGKLRVLNDVNFEIKAGQILGLIGPSGSGKSTIIKIALGMENADQGEAQIFGQPMPNRQLLAKVGYMAQTDALYLSLTGRENLKFYAQMKGISRHSIAEQITHVVEVVALGAAIDQPVKEYSGGMMRRLSLAIALLGNPQLLVLDEPTVGIDPALRRQIWRELKRIKETGRSILITTHVMDEAEQVDQVALILNGDVIALDTPDALERRYQVSTIEDVFLKAEGAQS; from the coding sequence ATGGAAAAAGTAGTTACTTTAAAAAAAGTTGCAAAGAGTTTTGGCAAGTTACGGGTTTTAAATGACGTTAATTTCGAGATTAAGGCGGGACAAATTTTAGGGTTGATTGGTCCTTCCGGATCTGGAAAATCAACCATTATCAAGATTGCACTGGGAATGGAAAATGCTGATCAAGGAGAAGCCCAAATTTTTGGTCAACCAATGCCCAACCGGCAATTGTTAGCCAAGGTTGGTTATATGGCTCAAACGGATGCCCTATATTTGAGCTTAACGGGTCGCGAAAACTTGAAATTTTACGCCCAGATGAAGGGGATTAGTCGACATAGCATCGCTGAACAGATAACCCACGTTGTGGAAGTAGTTGCTTTAGGTGCAGCAATCGATCAGCCGGTTAAGGAATATTCAGGTGGAATGATGCGGCGCCTTTCTTTGGCAATCGCACTTTTAGGAAATCCCCAGCTTTTGGTTTTAGACGAGCCTACCGTAGGAATCGACCCCGCTCTCCGAAGGCAAATTTGGCGGGAGTTAAAGCGGATTAAAGAGACGGGACGCAGTATTTTAATTACTACGCACGTAATGGACGAAGCGGAGCAAGTTGATCAAGTGGCACTGATCCTAAATGGCGACGTAATTGCCCTTGATACTCCGGATGCTCTCGAACGACGGTATCAGGTTTCAACAATTGAAGATGTATTTTTGAAAGCTGAGGGGGCGCAATCATGA